From Actinoplanes oblitus, a single genomic window includes:
- a CDS encoding hemerythrin domain-containing protein: MAQSRERPDTNEMVIVHRVYRRELRLLPPLVLGVAAGDRARARELAEHCRFLTTALHHHHSDEDALLWPWLTGAAEVSAEVTERMQRQHDRAAALLTEVEQLAPRWAADADPAVRHELAQALTALHAVLVEHLDDEEANLLPLVTEYITVAQWSELSRRGRRSMPMRQGFVFLGLMLQDASPAERAGILAQMPAPVRFLFARMGLPAYRRYVNRIHHTVPGWVLSS; the protein is encoded by the coding sequence GTGGCGCAGAGCCGCGAACGTCCGGACACCAACGAGATGGTGATCGTGCATCGGGTGTACCGGCGCGAGTTGCGCCTGCTGCCGCCCCTGGTCCTCGGCGTGGCGGCCGGCGATCGGGCCCGGGCCCGCGAGCTGGCCGAGCACTGCCGTTTCCTGACCACCGCGCTGCACCATCACCACAGCGACGAGGACGCGCTGCTCTGGCCGTGGCTCACCGGCGCGGCCGAGGTCAGCGCCGAGGTGACCGAGCGGATGCAGCGTCAGCACGACCGGGCCGCCGCGCTGCTGACCGAGGTCGAGCAGCTGGCCCCGCGCTGGGCCGCCGACGCCGACCCGGCCGTGCGCCACGAGCTGGCGCAGGCTCTCACCGCGCTGCACGCCGTGCTGGTCGAGCACCTGGACGACGAGGAGGCGAACCTGCTTCCCCTGGTCACCGAGTACATCACCGTGGCGCAGTGGAGCGAGCTGAGCCGCCGGGGCCGGCGCAGCATGCCGATGCGTCAGGGCTTCGTCTTTCTCGGCCTGATGCTGCAGGACGCCTCGCCGGCGGAGCGGGCGGGCATCCTCGCCCAGATGCCGGCGCCGGTCCGCTTCCTCTTCGCGCGGATGGGGCTGCCCGCCTACCGGCGCTACGTCAACCGCATCCACCACACTGTGCCCGGGTGGGTGCTGAGCAGCTGA